The following proteins are encoded in a genomic region of Macellibacteroides fermentans:
- the infB gene encoding translation initiation factor IF-2, translated as MPIKLINVTRDLNVGITSVVEFLHKKGHHVESNPNTKISDEQYALLVNEFGKGLHDGKDRDRSSSDRFQKDKRKEVIEEVGSAKPEKSYEIKTEIPEEYKPRIVTKGKINLDEPFKKQEPPVVKEAPVIKKEEKPVRHEVAPEVKVQSEPVAETTPVKTHSPKEERVVSEPVQKEIVVDKVIVEDKQPMLKETPKDNRPEKIEDKPVETPSAETENESEEVYRINTTKFESNIKVTGKIDLNALNQSTRPKKKTKEEKRKERDDKRFPERKVVVTHKGPKDASSPRPAAPVKVGDAPRPGAPVKAGSGPVKPGDDAEKKKRKRIKKERVDVASTPGSNNFARPTLRSDQKPRLKKPVKAEVSEEDVQKQIKETLARLTSKGKTNTKGAKYRRDKRDAASRREHELLEQEERESMVLKLTEFVTANDLANMMDVPVTKVIGTCMSIGIMVSINQRLDAETINIVAEEFGFKTEYVSAEVVEAINADEEDNEEDMVTRPPIVTVMGHVDHGKTSLLDNIRNANVIAGEAGGITQHIGAYNVKLKSGRRITFLDTPGHEAFTAMRARGAKVTDIAIIIVAADDNVMPQTVEAINHAAAAGVPMVFAINKIDKPSANPEKIKEELAKMNYLVEDWGGKYQSQEISAKKGLGVEELLEKVLLEADMLDLKANPKKRAVGSIIESSLDKGRGYVSTVLVESGTLRMGDIVLAGTHHGKIKAMFNERNVRIEEAKPSEPVLILGLNGAPQAGDTFNVLETEQEAREIATRREQLQRELGLRTQKMLTLDDIGRRIAVGNFQELNVIVKGDVDGSVEALADSLIRLSTPEIQVNVIHKAVGQISESDVVLAAASNAIIIGFQVRPAVAARRQADKEGVEIRLYSIIYDAIEEVKSAMEGMLSPDIKEVITSNVEVRDVFKITKVGTVAGCMVKEGKIKRSNKIRLIRDGIVIYSGDLGSLKRYKDDVKEVAFGYECGLNITNYNDIKVGDIIESYEEVEVKKTL; from the coding sequence ATGCCTATAAAATTAATAAATGTAACGAGAGATTTAAATGTGGGAATCACCTCCGTGGTGGAATTCTTACATAAGAAAGGTCATCATGTTGAGAGTAATCCCAACACGAAGATCAGTGATGAACAGTATGCTTTGCTCGTAAATGAGTTTGGAAAAGGATTACATGACGGGAAAGACCGCGATCGGTCATCTTCAGACCGTTTTCAAAAAGATAAACGCAAAGAGGTGATTGAAGAGGTTGGTTCAGCCAAACCAGAAAAATCTTATGAGATTAAGACTGAAATACCTGAAGAATACAAACCCCGTATTGTAACTAAAGGCAAAATCAACCTGGACGAGCCCTTTAAAAAACAGGAACCTCCTGTTGTTAAAGAAGCTCCGGTTATTAAAAAAGAAGAGAAACCTGTCAGACACGAGGTTGCTCCGGAAGTTAAAGTGCAATCAGAGCCTGTTGCTGAAACTACGCCTGTTAAAACTCATTCACCTAAAGAGGAAAGAGTTGTGTCTGAACCAGTGCAAAAAGAGATAGTAGTGGATAAAGTAATAGTCGAAGATAAACAACCGATGCTTAAAGAAACTCCAAAAGATAATCGACCTGAAAAAATAGAAGATAAACCTGTTGAGACACCTTCTGCTGAGACAGAAAACGAATCAGAAGAGGTTTACCGTATTAATACGACCAAGTTTGAGTCGAATATAAAGGTTACCGGAAAGATTGACCTAAATGCACTCAATCAGTCAACTCGTCCCAAAAAGAAGACGAAGGAGGAAAAGAGAAAAGAACGCGACGACAAGCGCTTCCCTGAACGGAAGGTCGTAGTAACACACAAAGGACCTAAGGATGCTTCTTCTCCAAGACCAGCGGCTCCGGTTAAAGTGGGCGATGCTCCTAGACCTGGTGCTCCCGTAAAGGCTGGATCTGGACCTGTAAAACCAGGCGATGATGCAGAAAAGAAGAAACGTAAACGTATCAAGAAAGAACGTGTGGATGTAGCTTCTACTCCCGGTTCAAATAATTTTGCACGTCCCACCTTGCGAAGTGATCAGAAGCCGCGTCTTAAGAAACCGGTAAAGGCAGAAGTAAGCGAAGAGGATGTTCAGAAACAGATAAAGGAAACTTTAGCACGTCTTACCAGTAAGGGAAAAACCAATACAAAGGGTGCGAAATATCGCCGTGATAAGCGTGATGCGGCATCTCGTCGCGAGCACGAACTGCTGGAACAGGAAGAACGCGAAAGCATGGTATTGAAGCTTACGGAGTTTGTAACTGCAAACGACCTGGCCAACATGATGGATGTTCCTGTTACCAAAGTTATCGGTACTTGTATGAGTATCGGTATCATGGTTTCAATCAACCAACGTTTGGATGCTGAAACAATTAATATTGTTGCAGAAGAATTTGGTTTCAAGACGGAATATGTAAGTGCAGAAGTTGTTGAAGCAATCAATGCCGACGAAGAAGATAATGAAGAAGATATGGTAACCCGTCCGCCAATCGTAACAGTGATGGGACACGTTGACCATGGTAAAACTTCGTTGTTGGATAATATCCGTAATGCCAATGTAATTGCCGGTGAAGCCGGAGGTATTACACAGCACATCGGTGCTTATAATGTGAAATTAAAGAGCGGCCGACGAATCACATTCCTGGATACTCCCGGTCACGAGGCATTTACAGCCATGCGTGCACGTGGAGCAAAGGTTACCGATATCGCAATTATCATTGTTGCGGCAGACGATAATGTGATGCCTCAGACAGTTGAAGCGATTAATCACGCTGCAGCGGCCGGCGTACCTATGGTATTTGCTATTAATAAAATAGATAAGCCAAGTGCAAATCCTGAGAAGATCAAGGAAGAGCTGGCTAAAATGAATTACCTGGTTGAAGATTGGGGTGGAAAATACCAGTCGCAGGAAATCTCGGCAAAGAAAGGACTCGGAGTGGAAGAGCTTCTTGAGAAAGTCTTACTGGAAGCCGATATGCTGGATCTGAAAGCCAATCCAAAGAAACGTGCGGTAGGTTCTATTATCGAATCATCCTTGGATAAAGGTCGTGGCTATGTTTCAACCGTTTTGGTAGAATCAGGTACACTTCGCATGGGTGACATCGTATTGGCTGGTACCCATCACGGAAAAATCAAAGCAATGTTCAACGAACGTAATGTTCGCATTGAGGAAGCTAAACCTTCTGAACCTGTATTGATTCTTGGTTTGAATGGTGCTCCTCAGGCAGGAGACACGTTCAACGTACTTGAAACAGAACAGGAAGCCCGCGAGATTGCAACCAGAAGAGAGCAGTTGCAGCGAGAACTTGGTCTGCGTACCCAGAAAATGCTTACTTTGGATGATATCGGACGTCGTATTGCCGTTGGAAACTTCCAGGAACTGAATGTAATTGTGAAGGGCGACGTGGATGGTTCGGTTGAGGCATTGGCCGATTCGCTGATTCGTCTTTCTACTCCTGAAATTCAGGTTAATGTGATACACAAGGCTGTAGGTCAGATTTCAGAGTCGGATGTTGTTTTAGCAGCTGCTTCAAACGCCATCATTATCGGATTCCAGGTTCGTCCGGCTGTTGCCGCCCGTCGCCAGGCTGATAAAGAAGGTGTCGAGATTCGTCTGTATTCAATTATCTACGATGCTATTGAAGAGGTGAAATCGGCTATGGAAGGTATGTTATCACCGGATATCAAGGAGGTTATAACTTCCAACGTAGAAGTACGCGATGTCTTCAAGATTACGAAAGTTGGTACGGTTGCCGGATGTATGGTTAAGGAAGGTAAGATTAAACGTTCTAACAAAATCCGACTCATTCGCGATGGTATCGTAATCTATTCGGGCGATCTTGGCTCATTGAAACGTTATAAAGATGATGTAAAGGAAGTTGCTTTCGGTTACGAATGTGGTCTGAATATTACCAATTACAACGATATCAAGGTTGGAGATATTATCGAATCATATGAAGAAGTGGAAGTAAAGAAAACATTATAA
- a CDS encoding UDP-2,3-diacylglucosamine diphosphatase: MGKGNKIYFISDAHLGARFHRDPRAIENKLVRWLDSIKEDAAALYLLGDMFDYWYEYKYVVPKGHVRFLGKLAELSDKGIEIHFFIGNHDIWMFDYLEKEIGAIIHREPITVDLLGKRFFLAHGDEVDNRSLAFRFIRSLFRNKFCQWLYAGIHPRWSFGFAMGWSLSSRKSGLDREDKYEGEASEYLVAFSKDYLQTHPDINFFIFGHRHVMLDLQLTHTSRMLIGGDWMQFFSYIEWDGTTLFLDQFEG, from the coding sequence ATGGGAAAAGGCAATAAAATATACTTTATCTCGGATGCTCATCTGGGTGCCCGTTTTCATAGAGATCCCCGGGCGATAGAGAACAAGCTGGTCAGGTGGCTGGATAGCATCAAAGAGGATGCAGCTGCACTTTATCTGCTGGGAGATATGTTCGACTATTGGTATGAATATAAATATGTCGTACCTAAAGGACACGTCCGCTTCCTTGGCAAGCTGGCCGAACTCTCAGACAAAGGAATCGAGATACATTTCTTTATTGGCAACCACGACATCTGGATGTTTGATTACCTTGAAAAGGAGATCGGTGCCATTATACACCGGGAGCCGATAACGGTCGACCTGCTGGGTAAACGCTTTTTCCTGGCTCACGGAGACGAGGTGGACAACCGAAGCCTGGCTTTCCGTTTTATCAGGAGCCTGTTCAGAAACAAATTCTGTCAGTGGTTATATGCAGGTATTCATCCGAGATGGAGTTTCGGATTTGCGATGGGATGGTCCCTTAGCAGCCGTAAAAGCGGTCTTGACAGGGAAGACAAGTACGAAGGAGAAGCTTCGGAATACCTGGTAGCCTTTTCGAAGGACTATTTACAGACACATCCGGATATAAACTTCTTCATCTTCGGTCACCGGCATGTTATGCTTGACCTGCAACTCACCCATACTTCACGTATGCTGATCGGAGGCGACTGGATGCAGTTTTTCTCGTATATAGAATGGGACGGAACAACGTTGTTCCTGGATCAGTTTGAAGGATAA
- a CDS encoding CvpA family protein: MNWLDITLVCLAGLGFVKGLFDGFIKQVVSLLALVLAIYFCGQIALWFQAFFMESGWFSGKTSVVMSYIIGFSLIAGVISLAGWVVDNVVDATPLGILNHLSGGILGVLITTFFLSLFINFYETIDKENKLISKQTKENSRFYYFTGSLVPTLYAPFHIFDKNEPEKEEGNLLSI; encoded by the coding sequence ATGAATTGGTTGGATATAACATTGGTATGTTTAGCCGGCTTAGGATTTGTGAAAGGCCTGTTTGATGGATTCATCAAACAGGTTGTTTCGCTTCTGGCCCTTGTCCTGGCGATCTATTTTTGTGGACAGATTGCTTTATGGTTTCAGGCATTTTTCATGGAATCGGGTTGGTTCTCTGGAAAAACATCCGTTGTTATGAGCTATATCATTGGTTTTTCTTTGATTGCAGGAGTCATCTCATTGGCAGGCTGGGTTGTGGACAATGTTGTGGACGCCACACCCCTTGGAATATTGAACCACCTTTCAGGAGGAATTCTTGGGGTGCTGATCACGACATTTTTTCTAAGTCTTTTTATCAATTTTTATGAAACTATAGATAAGGAGAACAAATTGATATCTAAACAGACCAAAGAAAATTCCCGCTTCTACTATTTTACCGGCTCTTTAGTCCCCACTCTTTATGCTCCCTTCCATATTTTCGACAAAAATGAACCTGAAAAGGAAGAAGGAAATCTTCTATCGATTTGA
- a CDS encoding CidA/LrgA family protein — protein MLIEVFYILFFFFAGEFVSHFLGGFIPGSVIGMILLFLALVAGWVKPLKVKKISTFLTQNMGIFFLPAGVGLMNALGIISEYWVVIVTACVVSTVLVIATVGIVQQKMGKEIKEDE, from the coding sequence ATGCTTATAGAAGTTTTTTATATTCTCTTCTTTTTCTTTGCTGGGGAATTTGTCAGTCATTTCCTTGGAGGTTTTATTCCAGGCAGCGTTATCGGCATGATATTACTCTTCCTCGCTCTTGTAGCTGGGTGGGTGAAACCGCTTAAAGTAAAAAAGATATCTACATTTCTCACCCAAAACATGGGTATATTTTTCCTCCCCGCCGGAGTGGGTTTGATGAATGCGTTGGGCATCATCTCCGAATACTGGGTTGTCATCGTAACGGCATGCGTTGTAAGTACTGTTCTTGTTATTGCAACGGTAGGAATTGTTCAACAAAAAATGGGAAAGGAGATAAAAGAAGATGAATAA
- the nusA gene encoding transcription termination factor NusA: MAKKEETISMIDTLAEFKDLKNIDKDTMISVLEDSFRNVIAKMFGTDENFDVIINPEKGDFEIWRNRTVVADDELENPTLQITQTEARKIDADCEVGEEVTDEVHFADFGRRAILNLRQTLASKILELQKDSLFAKYKDKIGQIVSADVYQVWKKEILLLDDDGNELLLPKTEQIPSDFYRKGETVRAVVLRVDNLNNNPKIILSRTAPVFLERLFELEVPEINDGLITIKRIARIPGERAKVAVESYDDRIDPVGACVGMKGSRIHGIVRELRNENIDVINFTSNVSLFIQRALSPAKISSIRVSEDDKKAEVYLRPEEVSLAIGKGGLNIKLACMLTEYTIDVFRDIEGADEEDIYLDEFSDEIDSWIIDALKNIGCYTAKNVLAMSRAELIERADLEETTVDEILAVLSAEFEDQDNE, translated from the coding sequence ATGGCCAAGAAAGAGGAAACAATCAGCATGATTGATACATTAGCAGAATTCAAGGATTTAAAAAATATCGATAAAGACACCATGATCAGCGTTTTGGAGGATTCTTTCCGGAACGTGATTGCAAAGATGTTCGGAACGGACGAAAACTTTGACGTTATTATCAATCCTGAGAAAGGCGACTTTGAAATCTGGAGAAACCGGACGGTTGTGGCTGATGATGAGTTGGAAAACCCAACGTTGCAGATTACACAGACAGAGGCCCGGAAAATTGATGCCGACTGTGAAGTTGGAGAAGAGGTTACTGATGAGGTACACTTCGCTGATTTCGGTCGCAGAGCTATTTTGAATCTTCGTCAAACGCTGGCATCTAAGATTCTTGAATTACAGAAAGATAGTTTGTTTGCAAAATATAAAGATAAAATCGGTCAGATTGTATCTGCAGATGTATATCAGGTTTGGAAAAAAGAAATTTTACTGCTTGATGACGACGGTAACGAATTGTTGTTGCCTAAGACAGAACAGATTCCTTCCGACTTTTATCGTAAAGGAGAGACAGTACGTGCTGTAGTGTTACGGGTTGATAATTTAAACAACAATCCTAAAATTATTCTTTCGAGAACAGCTCCTGTTTTTCTGGAAAGATTGTTTGAATTGGAAGTGCCTGAAATAAACGACGGACTTATCACAATAAAGAGAATTGCCCGCATACCGGGAGAAAGAGCAAAAGTGGCTGTAGAGTCTTATGATGACCGTATCGACCCTGTTGGTGCCTGTGTAGGGATGAAGGGGTCGCGTATTCATGGAATTGTACGCGAGCTTCGCAATGAGAATATTGATGTGATAAACTTTACGTCTAACGTGTCCTTGTTTATTCAACGTGCACTGAGTCCTGCTAAAATATCTTCAATCCGAGTAAGCGAGGATGATAAAAAAGCGGAAGTTTACCTTCGTCCGGAAGAGGTTTCATTGGCCATTGGTAAAGGTGGTCTGAATATCAAGCTGGCATGTATGCTTACAGAATACACAATTGATGTGTTCCGCGACATAGAGGGTGCAGACGAAGAAGATATTTACCTGGATGAGTTCTCTGATGAAATCGATAGCTGGATTATCGATGCACTTAAGAACATTGGTTGCTATACTGCCAAGAACGTGTTGGCTATGAGCCGTGCAGAATTGATCGAACGTGCGGATTTGGAAGAAACAACAGTAGATGAGATACTGGCGGTTCTGTCTGCAGAGTTTGAAGATCAGGATAATGAATAA
- the rimP gene encoding ribosome assembly cofactor RimP, giving the protein MIEKSKITQLAEDYLASSANYLVDVVIKPGNLIVVEIDNDDAVCIDDCVALSRYLEDNLDREAEDFELEVGSAGVTSPFKVLRQYLKNVGNEVEVLLKNGIKLTGLLKSADEKGIVISIEKQVKPEGAKRKVTVQEDVIYTFDEIKNTKYLIRFK; this is encoded by the coding sequence ATGATAGAAAAAAGTAAGATTACCCAGTTAGCGGAAGATTATCTGGCTTCCTCAGCCAATTATCTGGTTGATGTTGTGATTAAACCAGGAAACTTGATTGTCGTCGAGATTGATAATGACGATGCAGTGTGTATAGATGATTGTGTGGCTTTGAGCCGTTATCTGGAAGACAATCTGGACCGTGAAGCCGAAGACTTCGAACTGGAGGTTGGTTCAGCAGGCGTAACTTCTCCTTTTAAAGTTCTTCGTCAGTATCTTAAGAATGTGGGGAACGAGGTAGAAGTCTTGTTGAAAAACGGGATAAAACTTACTGGTTTGCTAAAATCGGCTGATGAGAAAGGTATAGTTATTTCCATTGAAAAACAGGTGAAGCCGGAAGGCGCAAAACGGAAAGTTACTGTTCAGGAAGATGTGATTTATACTTTTGATGAAATAAAAAATACAAAATACTTAATACGATTCAAGTAA
- a CDS encoding LrgB family protein: MNNLLESEVFILTLVVGTYVASTILYRKTKIGLLHPLLTSILVIIAVLQITGISYETFREGSRIINFMLGPTVVALGYVLYEQMKNLKGNVVSILTSLFVGSLTGIISVILICKAMGASDILIASIQPKSVTTPIAIEIAEKTGGIPSLTAVIVVAVGIFGSMAGPFILKKLGVENRIAKGLALGASAHGIGTSVAIQIGAIEGAISGLAIGIMGIMTAILVPLVQAFLTLF, from the coding sequence ATGAATAACCTGCTCGAATCGGAAGTTTTTATTCTTACGCTGGTAGTTGGAACCTATGTTGCATCGACGATACTTTACAGAAAGACAAAAATAGGTCTGCTTCATCCGCTCCTAACATCTATTTTGGTGATAATCGCGGTTTTGCAAATTACAGGCATCTCTTATGAGACCTTTCGGGAGGGAAGCAGGATCATTAATTTCATGCTCGGGCCTACTGTTGTAGCTTTAGGTTATGTCCTTTATGAACAGATGAAAAATCTGAAAGGGAATGTCGTATCAATCCTTACCTCCCTATTCGTTGGGTCGCTGACAGGGATAATCAGCGTCATCCTTATATGTAAGGCAATGGGAGCCAGCGACATACTGATTGCATCCATCCAGCCTAAATCTGTCACAACGCCAATCGCCATCGAAATAGCAGAAAAAACAGGCGGAATCCCATCGCTTACAGCAGTGATAGTTGTAGCCGTTGGAATATTCGGTAGTATGGCCGGTCCTTTCATCCTAAAAAAATTAGGTGTCGAAAACCGGATTGCCAAGGGATTAGCCCTTGGAGCCTCTGCTCACGGCATCGGAACATCCGTAGCTATACAGATTGGAGCCATTGAAGGAGCAATCAGCGGATTGGCAATTGGTATTATGGGAATCATGACAGCCATTCTCGTACCTCTGGTACAAGCTTTCCTAACCCTCTTTTGA
- a CDS encoding metal-sulfur cluster assembly factor: MNNEFLQTEEAIVAMLKTVYDPEIPVNVYDLGLIYKVDVDDEKNVRIDMTLTAPNCPAVDFIVEDVRMKVESVDGVKSVDINLVFEPEWHRDMMSEEAKLELGFL, from the coding sequence ATGAATAACGAATTTCTGCAAACTGAAGAAGCTATCGTAGCGATGCTTAAAACAGTATATGATCCTGAAATCCCTGTAAATGTATATGACCTGGGATTAATATATAAAGTAGATGTCGATGATGAAAAGAACGTTCGCATTGACATGACCCTCACAGCTCCCAACTGTCCGGCGGTAGATTTCATCGTAGAGGATGTACGAATGAAGGTTGAGAGTGTAGACGGTGTTAAAAGCGTTGATATAAACCTGGTTTTTGAGCCCGAATGGCATAGGGATATGATGTCTGAAGAGGCTAAACTTGAACTGGGATTCCTCTAA
- the sufB gene encoding Fe-S cluster assembly protein SufB, which translates to MQDSTDILNEVTSGDYKYGFVTNIDTEVIHKGLDENTVRIISAKKNEPEWMLEFRLRAFRHWQTLEMPTWPHLSIPEIDYQDIIYYAAPKQKEGPKSLDEVDPELLKTFEKLGIPLHERAMLAGVSGMAVDAVMDSVSVKTTFKETLAEKGIIFCSFSEAVQNHPDLVQKYLGSVVSYRDNFFAALNSAVFSDGSFVFIPKGVRCPMELSTYFRINAANTGQFERTLIVAEDDAYVSYLEGCTAPMRDENQLHAAIVEIIALERAEVKYSTVQNWYPGDKEGKGGIYNFVTKRGLCKGDFSKISWTQVETGSAITWKYPSCILAGDNSVGEFYSVAVTNNYQQADTGTKMVHLGRNTKSTIVSKGISAGHSQNSYRGLVKISPRAENARNHSQCDSLLLSDHCGAHTFPYADVQNETAIIEHEATTSKINEDQIFYCNQRGISTEEAVGLIVNGYAREVMNKLPMEFAVEAQKLLSISLEGSVG; encoded by the coding sequence ATGCAGGATTCAACAGATATTCTTAATGAGGTAACATCCGGCGATTACAAGTACGGTTTTGTTACCAACATAGATACGGAAGTAATACATAAAGGTCTGGACGAAAATACGGTCCGGATTATTTCAGCAAAAAAGAACGAGCCCGAATGGATGCTCGAATTCCGTCTAAGAGCATTCCGCCATTGGCAGACACTCGAAATGCCAACCTGGCCTCACTTATCCATCCCGGAAATCGATTATCAGGATATTATCTATTATGCAGCTCCTAAACAAAAGGAAGGTCCGAAAAGTCTGGATGAAGTAGATCCGGAGTTATTAAAGACTTTTGAAAAGCTGGGTATCCCTTTGCACGAGCGCGCAATGCTGGCCGGAGTATCCGGCATGGCTGTTGATGCCGTAATGGATAGTGTTTCTGTAAAGACTACCTTTAAAGAGACGCTGGCAGAAAAGGGTATCATATTCTGTTCTTTCAGTGAGGCAGTACAGAATCATCCTGATTTGGTACAGAAATACCTGGGAAGTGTCGTTTCTTATCGTGATAACTTCTTTGCAGCCCTGAACTCCGCTGTGTTTAGTGATGGTTCGTTTGTGTTTATTCCTAAGGGCGTTCGCTGTCCAATGGAATTATCAACCTATTTCCGAATCAATGCGGCTAATACCGGACAGTTCGAACGTACGCTTATTGTGGCTGAAGACGATGCCTACGTAAGTTACCTGGAAGGTTGTACCGCACCAATGCGTGACGAGAACCAGCTTCATGCCGCCATTGTAGAGATTATAGCGCTTGAGCGTGCCGAAGTTAAATATTCGACCGTTCAGAACTGGTATCCCGGAGATAAAGAGGGTAAAGGTGGTATTTACAATTTTGTAACCAAACGGGGTCTTTGCAAAGGCGATTTTAGTAAAATATCGTGGACGCAGGTCGAGACCGGTTCAGCTATTACCTGGAAGTACCCCAGTTGCATATTGGCAGGAGATAATTCGGTAGGCGAATTCTATTCGGTTGCCGTTACCAATAACTATCAGCAGGCAGATACCGGAACAAAGATGGTACACCTGGGCCGAAATACGAAAAGCACCATTGTTTCTAAAGGTATTTCTGCCGGTCACAGTCAGAACAGCTACCGTGGATTGGTTAAAATTTCTCCCCGTGCCGAAAATGCACGAAACCACTCCCAGTGTGACAGCCTTCTGCTGAGCGACCACTGCGGTGCACATACATTCCCTTATGCTGATGTGCAAAACGAAACAGCCATTATCGAACACGAGGCAACCACCTCCAAGATCAACGAAGATCAGATCTTCTATTGTAACCAGCGTGGTATTTCAACAGAAGAGGCTGTTGGTCTGATTGTGAATGGTTATGCCCGCGAGGTAATGAATAAACTACCGATGGAGTTTGCGGTGGAGGCCCAGAAGCTTCTCTCAATTTCATTGGAAGGCAGTGTAGGATAA
- the radC gene encoding RadC family protein — protein sequence MSEKTNNLPIKSWATEDRPREKMLQKGVSSLTDAELLAILIGSGNSNESAVQLAQRILLHADNNLNSLAKLSVNDLVREFKGIGQAKAVTICAAMELGKRRNVSEILQRSVIRCSNDAYQLFHPHLCDLPHEELWIALMNRSAKVIVKVKISQGGTGETTADIQLMLKAAISNLASGIILCHNHPSGNYHPSQSDDRLTHKLYRSAKLMDLSLLDHIIVCDGSYYSYADEGRLIPTDERI from the coding sequence ATGTCTGAAAAAACCAACAACCTTCCAATAAAATCGTGGGCTACCGAAGACCGGCCACGTGAAAAAATGCTCCAGAAAGGAGTATCATCTCTTACAGATGCCGAACTTCTTGCCATTCTGATCGGATCTGGGAACAGTAATGAAAGTGCCGTCCAATTAGCCCAACGCATCCTGTTACATGCAGATAACAATCTAAACTCACTTGCCAAACTATCCGTTAATGATCTGGTGCGCGAATTCAAAGGAATTGGCCAGGCCAAGGCTGTTACCATCTGTGCAGCCATGGAATTGGGGAAACGCAGAAATGTGAGCGAAATACTACAGAGATCGGTAATCAGATGTAGCAACGATGCTTATCAGCTGTTTCATCCGCATCTTTGCGATCTTCCGCACGAAGAATTATGGATTGCACTCATGAACCGTTCAGCCAAAGTAATTGTTAAAGTAAAAATAAGCCAGGGAGGGACAGGCGAGACAACAGCTGATATCCAATTAATGCTAAAAGCGGCCATTAGCAATCTGGCATCGGGTATAATTCTTTGTCACAACCACCCCTCGGGCAACTATCATCCCAGTCAGAGCGACGACCGTCTGACACACAAACTATATAGATCTGCCAAACTGATGGATCTCTCACTTCTTGACCATATAATTGTATGCGACGGAAGTTATTATAGCTATGCTGATGAAGGGCGATTGATTCCGACTGATGAGAGAATTTGA
- the efp gene encoding elongation factor P encodes MATTADFRNGMCLDIDGTYYFIVEFLHVKPGKGPAFVRTKLKNVTTGRILDKTWNSGVKVEEVRIERRPYQFLYKDEMGYNFMHPETFEQISIPGETIDGVQFLKEGDTVEAMVHAATETVLTCELPVKVTLQVTYTEPGIKGDTATNTLKPATVETGAEVRVPLFITEGEFIEIDTRDGSYLGRVR; translated from the coding sequence ATGGCTACTACAGCAGATTTCAGAAATGGCATGTGCCTTGATATTGATGGAACATACTATTTCATCGTTGAATTCTTACATGTAAAACCAGGTAAAGGTCCCGCTTTCGTAAGAACCAAACTAAAAAATGTTACAACAGGTCGCATTTTAGATAAAACATGGAATTCAGGAGTTAAGGTTGAAGAGGTTCGTATCGAGCGTCGCCCTTATCAGTTCCTTTACAAGGACGAAATGGGTTACAATTTTATGCACCCTGAAACATTCGAACAAATCTCCATTCCTGGAGAAACAATCGATGGTGTTCAGTTCCTGAAAGAGGGAGATACCGTAGAAGCAATGGTTCACGCTGCCACTGAAACAGTTCTTACCTGCGAACTTCCGGTAAAGGTAACACTTCAGGTTACTTACACCGAACCCGGAATTAAAGGAGACACTGCAACCAACACATTGAAACCTGCTACTGTGGAAACAGGTGCAGAAGTTCGTGTTCCTTTGTTTATCACAGAAGGTGAATTTATTGAAATCGACACACGCGACGGTTCATACCTCGGTCGTGTTCGCTAA